In one window of Anaerolineae bacterium DNA:
- a CDS encoding glycosyltransferase family 39 protein, which translates to MRRERIGSAVDIYIFLVALAGLFAIGPLLLPGYFWGAHDARHSVYFLFEFDRSIQEGILYPRWSPDFAFGYGYPFFNIYAPLAFYIGEGFHLLGLGFEDAVKAVFGLALMLSGLGMYGFLRRPLGRRGALLAAVAYMYVPYHLFDMYVRAALAESLALAVIPWVLWGFHEMVWRPRFASVAGAG; encoded by the coding sequence GTGAGGCGCGAGCGCATCGGGTCGGCGGTGGACATATACATCTTTTTGGTAGCATTGGCCGGCCTCTTCGCCATCGGCCCGCTGTTACTGCCCGGCTATTTCTGGGGCGCCCACGACGCGCGCCACAGCGTGTACTTCCTGTTCGAGTTCGATCGCTCCATTCAGGAAGGCATCTTGTACCCGCGCTGGTCACCGGACTTTGCCTTCGGCTACGGCTATCCGTTCTTCAACATTTACGCCCCGCTGGCTTTTTACATCGGGGAAGGGTTCCATCTGTTGGGGCTGGGGTTTGAGGATGCGGTCAAAGCGGTCTTCGGCCTGGCGCTGATGCTCTCCGGGCTGGGGATGTACGGCTTCCTGCGCCGGCCGCTGGGCCGGCGGGGTGCCCTGCTGGCGGCGGTTGCCTACATGTATGTGCCGTATCATCTCTTTGACATGTATGTGCGGGCGGCGCTGGCGGAGTCCTTGGCGCTGGCTGTCATCCCCTGGGTCTTGTGGGGGTTCCATGAGATGGTCTGGCGGCCGCGATTTGCCAGCGTGGCCGGCGCCGG
- a CDS encoding HDIG domain-containing protein: MKVTREAAWELLTQNTKDPSLIKHALAVEAAMRAYARRFGEDEEYWAATALVHDHDYEQNPDPSSHPMAGAKNLEALGWPADIIEAVKGHAKYLNVPRTTPLAKALFAVDELTGLIIAVALVRPSKNIADVTVQSVKKKWKDKAFAAGVNRADIEQGAQELGVDLWEHVSIVLEAMKGIADKLELDGRLARQ; encoded by the coding sequence ATGAAGGTCACACGGGAGGCCGCGTGGGAGCTGTTGACGCAGAACACGAAGGACCCCAGCCTCATCAAGCACGCCTTGGCGGTAGAAGCGGCCATGCGTGCCTATGCCCGCCGCTTTGGGGAGGATGAGGAGTACTGGGCGGCGACAGCGCTGGTGCATGACCATGACTACGAGCAGAACCCCGACCCTTCGTCGCATCCTATGGCCGGCGCCAAGAACCTGGAGGCCCTAGGCTGGCCGGCGGATATCATCGAGGCGGTCAAGGGCCATGCCAAATACCTCAACGTGCCCCGCACCACACCTCTGGCCAAGGCGCTTTTCGCCGTGGATGAGCTGACCGGCCTGATTATCGCGGTGGCGCTGGTGCGGCCGAGCAAAAACATCGCTGATGTGACGGTCCAGTCCGTCAAAAAGAAGTGGAAAGATAAGGCGTTCGCCGCCGGCGTCAACCGCGCCGACATCGAACAGGGCGCGCAGGAGCTGGGTGTGGACCTGTGGGAGCACGTGAGCATTGTGCTGGAGGCGATGAAAGGCATCGCTGACAAGCTGGAGCTGGACGGCCGGCTGGCGCGCCAGTAG
- a CDS encoding YdcF family protein, giving the protein MAPWKHTLVRVVFLLAGAGIVAGPLGIIWHIRRSTAPYIYRNIEEVPARPIAIVLGAGLERDGRPSAVLADRVRTAAALYHAGKVRKLLMTGDNRFAWYNEPASMGEYALALGVPAEDIVYDYAGRRTYDSCYRARHIFGITDAVIVTQRFHQPRAVYLCRQMGINAVGITADLQPYLMEQWYRLRELAALLMAWADVHIRRPLPVLGEPIPIVYEDSNSVIGGMP; this is encoded by the coding sequence ATGGCTCCATGGAAGCATACTCTGGTGAGAGTGGTGTTCCTGCTGGCCGGCGCGGGCATTGTCGCCGGCCCGCTGGGCATCATCTGGCATATCCGACGCTCCACCGCGCCCTACATATATCGGAACATCGAGGAGGTGCCGGCGCGTCCCATCGCCATTGTGCTGGGCGCCGGCCTTGAGCGAGACGGCCGGCCCAGCGCTGTGCTGGCGGATCGGGTGCGCACCGCCGCGGCGCTGTACCATGCCGGCAAGGTGCGCAAGCTCCTCATGACTGGCGATAATCGCTTCGCGTGGTATAATGAGCCGGCGTCCATGGGAGAGTATGCCCTGGCGCTGGGCGTGCCGGCGGAGGATATCGTCTATGATTATGCCGGCCGGCGCACCTATGACAGTTGTTATCGGGCGCGGCACATCTTCGGCATCACCGATGCCGTCATCGTGACCCAGCGCTTTCATCAGCCCAGGGCGGTGTACCTCTGCCGGCAGATGGGCATCAATGCGGTGGGCATTACGGCCGATCTCCAGCCCTATCTGATGGAACAGTGGTACCGCCTGCGGGAACTGGCGGCACTGCTCATGGCCTGGGCGGACGTGCATATCCGCCGGCCGCTCCCCGTCCTGGGAGAACCGATCCCGATCGTATACGAGGATTCCAACAGCGTGATAGGAGGTATGCCATGA
- the amrA gene encoding AmmeMemoRadiSam system protein A, translated as MHPLVKLAKETIESYVRYGKIPQPPSPLPEEMKGRAGVFVSIHTRDGALRGCIGTIEPTRPNIAEEVIHNAIAAATRDPRFPPVTPAELDDLVINVDVLSPPERIYSLDELDPKRYGVIVQSGWRRGLLLPDLEGVDTVEQQVDIARRKAGIGPREPVEMYRFEVKRYY; from the coding sequence ATGCACCCGCTGGTGAAACTGGCGAAGGAAACCATCGAGTCATATGTCCGTTATGGGAAAATCCCCCAACCACCCTCTCCCCTGCCCGAGGAAATGAAGGGGCGCGCCGGCGTCTTCGTCTCCATCCATACTCGCGACGGCGCGCTGCGCGGCTGTATCGGCACCATCGAGCCAACCCGGCCCAATATCGCCGAGGAGGTCATCCACAACGCCATCGCCGCCGCCACGCGCGACCCGCGCTTCCCACCGGTCACGCCGGCGGAGCTGGACGACCTGGTCATCAACGTGGACGTGCTCTCACCCCCCGAACGGATATACAGCCTGGACGAACTGGACCCGAAGCGCTATGGGGTCATCGTGCAGAGCGGCTGGCGGCGCGGACTGCTCTTGCCAGACCTGGAAGGGGTGGACACGGTGGAACAGCAGGTGGACATCGCGCGGCGCAAGGCCGGCATCGGGCCGCGCGAACCGG